acatttattatACTGAGGTGAAAGCAAACTGTACAAAATCACAGCAAAATTACAACAAAATCACTTACCTTCAGAAATGACACATCGTCCTGTTTTAAGTAATTTTCGACTTGATGAATGGAATTCTCTAGAGACAGTATCTGGCCCTGAATGATGTCCAGCTCTCGATCAATaaccttcttcttctcctcctcttcttccctcacTGCAGTAAGTctagcctcctcttcctctctcaggaGCTGATGAAGCTGCTCAAACTCCTTCTGTATCTTTTTCTCAGTAGCAGTTCTCTGGCCCTGCAAGGATTAAGTAAAGTGAGTATTGTGCATTCTCAAATGGTTTGATACAAAACATGTTAGTAGTGAGCTTGATGGGTCCCTACCGCCATATGCTTCACCATGTCCTTGTAAACTTCATCAGCGTAGATACACTTGTCAAGCTGCTTCTCCATTTGCTCCAGGTTGGAGCGCAATTTCTCCTAGACATGTGAAGGGCAAATGATGTTTCTTCAAGATTTAGGTCATCTTCAGTGTAAAGTTCTATTCTTTCCGGATTATAGTTATAGTTTATTAATGAAATACAATGTACGCAGCATATTGGGTGTTGTTTTAGAAGTAATGATTTTACTGATTCACTATTTCAAGTTCATTCAAAGCTTTAAtacagagcacagcacacaacTACTGACACTATGCAGTCCCTCAGCACCAGCCACATTGTTGTATTTAATTTCAGCCTGCCATGACTGCAATGTGGGGCTTCCCTTTTaagatgtgtgtatgtccacACAGGATCAGATCGAGGGATCTGtccagttttcttttttccttcacaAATATTGTAGATCAGGCAAGTACCTAAGCTCTTTTGAAGTAATGGGCTAAATAACCGTGGGAAAATCAAACCATCCGACTTACTGCGTGTCTCCACGAATACTGGTCTTCTGCGCAGCTAGAAGAGCTCTGTTGAGATTAAGTCTGGGGACGCAATATTTCTCTATTTAATCGTATCCAGagagtatttgtttgttttggttgcgTGGTTTGATACGTCTTCGGCGTTCACGACTGCTATAGAATCTTGGAATCTGACCTCTCCCCTCCATGACAGCTTTAAGGAGAGGGCAAAATTAGTTTCAGAGCCCGTGTCCTGAGAAGGGTGCTTCTCATGCTTACACTAGCGGCATAAGATATGAGATATGTCCATGGAGATTTATGGATTGCATTTTCTTACCCTCACATTCTCCACTGCCCTTTTCACACGTTTCAGCTTGTGCCCAGCGTGCTGAAGTGGATGCTgacactcttcacacactgtGATCCCTTCATCCAGACACAACCATGTTGGCATCTTGGGATGTTTACGGCACACGGCATCTTGGTTTTGGGTTTTATCAAGTTGTGTTCTTCCTGCAAAGTCATCTGCAAGCTCCTTAAGAAAAATATGGATTCCTGGAGTTTCCTTCGAAAGTTCTCTCTTGCACACTGAGCAGTCTCGGCAGTCCGCTTGGTTCCAGTACTGAGTGAGACAGCTCTGGCAGAAGCTGTGATTGCAGCGGAGAGACACGGGGTCCTCTAAAGTTTCGGAGCAGATGTGACAACGCAGAAAGCGTGTCATAATGTGCGATTGCGTTGCCATTTCAGACGTCCGATTATTTACCTCACTGCGCTAACGGGACCTGGGCCATTCGCGTAGTTTTGGAAATGGTGTGCCGCTAAGCAGGTCACAGAAAATACTACTGGAGGAAGGCAGGGCTGTTTCTTGAGGTTACAACAGATGGCTCTCAAGTGTCTTGACCTTTCACTTGTGACGATCATCATGATACTCTTTACTCTCGAAGTTTGCCCCGTGAACCAAACGATAGATGGCGCCAGAGTATAACAGGATGACAGCACTGGCACGTCAACTTCGCAGTAGAAGACTCAGCCTGATCTGACTCCGGTCTGGCGGGGTCAAGTTTCTGAGTAAGAATATCCTTTGCAATAAATTAATCTATTTTCTGTTTTTGACTCTAGTGTAACTATACGTTCATCtcagataaaaacaaaaacattaataataatatacaggTAAAGGAGATTTTAAATCAATACATTAAATCAGAAATGACAGCTTGAcaagttcaattttattttctttcaactCCACATTATGTAACTATCTATAAACTACTGAAGATATCATTATTTTGCTGTAAAATAATTAAAACTTCATATGTGTTACTTTTATTCTAACAGCCATATTCAGGCAGAGTGACCTTGGAACATGTTATTATCCCGTCCTGTATAACTAAAACTCCCATTCACCTATCAACCAACACTTATCAACCAACACTGCtctacttgaatgctctctccccatcttatcTACTATTAAGTTTGTATACataccatcttatgtttgtatgtatcgtgtACGTGTACATGGATGCAGgcagccctgggctctgtaaagcaccttgggacaatttaattgttttggtgttttttaaataaattgaattgaattgagttaaGTATAGGTTGGGGACTGACTTGTAATATATGATTTTATCCTAGTTGAGAACCATATAGTGGACATCGTGTACGTGTACATGGATGCAGgcagccctgggctctgtaaagcaccttgggacaatttaattgttttggtgttttttaaataaattgaattgaattgagttaaGTATAGGTTGGGGACTGACTTGTAATATATGATTTTATCCTAGTTGAGAACCATATAGTGGACATACAAACCTTGAAAGTACAGAATGAATGCAATAAATGCCTTTACACACTTCTGTATGCTTTTCAGCTAATCTGGATGCCTGTCTGACTTTCATCAGTCTCTGTGCTAAAGAATGGGTACAGCTTGTCCTT
Above is a genomic segment from Clupea harengus chromosome 3, Ch_v2.0.2, whole genome shotgun sequence containing:
- the LOC105905091 gene encoding E3 ubiquitin-protein ligase TRIM35-like isoform X1 — its product is MATQSHIMTRFLRCHICSETLEDPVSLRCNHSFCQSCLTQYWNQADCRDCSVCKRELSKETPGIHIFLKELADDFAGRTQLDKTQNQDAVCRKHPKMPTWLCLDEGITVCEECQHPLQHAGHKLKRVKRAVENVREKLRSNLEQMEKQLDKCIYADEVYKDMVKHMAGQRTATEKKIQKEFEQLHQLLREEEEARLTAVREEEEEKKKVIDRELDIIQGQILSLENSIHQVENYLKQDDVSFLKDYKRITSRAQCTLQDPQLLSGALIDEAKHLGNLKFRVCAKMQEKVKYTPVILDPNTASGWVVLSDDLTTVGYMTPKQNLPNNPERFTEHAIVLGSEGFTSGKHSWEVQVGDRLKWVIGVARESVDRKHDCFLKPLYGLWSMWKQGDEYHITGKTLSPQSAPQRITVELDFERGRLSFYDSSDMSLISKYTCRFKEKMFPYFNTQVDMSEKPLQMCPSKECQAEMNNV